A genomic region of Caldicellulosiruptor acetigenus contains the following coding sequences:
- a CDS encoding substrate-binding domain-containing protein, whose amino-acid sequence MSSTKNFILKYLIITVSLLLLLILVWLSASDFLVIRKMGNLNNFSQNNYINCAVILPKNEMYWKEFLGEFEQFAQAQKVLSETIFYESEQEEVFGLKLALFSKFDFVILCDLFHSSEIKSLIDQLKLQKIKVISILNSNLKDFFDTTLGFDYFQKGRLVASNIEIVAKQKNLDRLKIAVITNTINKSLSGNSEVEGIKSYLKEKGIEFSVDLFSIEYGNAESEKLLNNIIAAQQYNCYYTTEELETFAFIDSFVKSPKDSNFIFIGAGDDSRLLRYRDEGLIDRLVMPNYDELAIRSILIMKDFEKLSSKSQFIPISIIVK is encoded by the coding sequence ATGTCCTCAACAAAAAATTTCATATTGAAATACTTAATAATAACAGTTTCTCTCTTGCTTCTGCTCATTTTGGTGTGGCTATCAGCAAGTGACTTTTTAGTCATTCGTAAAATGGGCAATTTAAATAACTTTTCGCAAAATAATTATATAAACTGCGCTGTTATATTACCTAAAAATGAAATGTACTGGAAAGAATTTTTGGGTGAGTTTGAACAGTTCGCTCAGGCACAAAAGGTTTTATCAGAAACCATCTTCTATGAATCTGAACAAGAGGAGGTTTTTGGCTTAAAATTGGCTCTTTTTTCAAAGTTTGATTTTGTCATACTTTGCGATTTGTTTCACAGCAGTGAAATTAAATCTTTAATCGACCAGTTAAAACTACAAAAAATTAAAGTGATATCTATTCTCAACAGCAACCTTAAAGATTTTTTTGACACAACGCTGGGTTTTGACTATTTTCAAAAAGGTAGGCTTGTTGCAAGTAACATTGAAATTGTAGCAAAACAAAAAAATTTAGATAGACTCAAAATTGCAGTCATAACAAATACAATCAACAAGAGTTTATCAGGCAATAGTGAAGTTGAAGGTATAAAAAGCTATTTAAAAGAAAAAGGAATAGAATTTTCTGTAGATTTATTTTCAATTGAATATGGAAATGCTGAGTCAGAAAAACTTTTAAATAACATAATAGCTGCTCAGCAATACAATTGTTATTATACAACTGAAGAGCTTGAGACTTTTGCATTTATCGATAGTTTTGTCAAATCTCCAAAAGACTCAAATTTTATCTTTATCGGAGCAGGAGATGATTCACGACTTTTAAGATACAGAGATGAAGGACTTATTGACAGGCTTGTTATGCCAAATTACGATGAACTTGCTATCAGGTCTATTTTAATTATGAAAGACTTTGAAAAGTTATCTTCTAAGAGCCAATTTATTCCTATATCTATAATTGTTAAATAG